DNA from Kitasatospora acidiphila:
CGCGGCACGGCGCTGCTGGTGCCGGGGTTCACCGGGAGCAAGGAGGACTTCATCGCCCTTCTGGAGCCGCTGGCCGCCGCCGGGTTCCGCACCGTGGCGCTGGACCAGCGCGGGCAGTACGAGACCGGTGGCCCGGCTGATCGCGATGCCTACGCCCTGCCGGAGCTGGGTCGCGACCTGGCCGCCGTCACCGAGGCGCTGGCGCCCGCCGGCCCGCTGCACCTGCTGGCCCACTCGTTCGGCGGTTTCGTGGCCCGCGAGGCCATGCTGTCGGCCCCCACCGGCCCGCTGCCTTGGGCCTCGCTCACCCTGCTCTCGACCGGCCCCGGCCCGATCGACCCGGCCGAGGCGGCCCGCACCAAGATGCTGCTGGACGCGCTGGACGGCCTGGACCTGGAGACCATCTGGCAGCTGATGCGGCAGCTGGACGGCCCGGCCGCACCGCAGCACGAGCCGGAGGTCGCCGACTTCCTGCACCGCCGCTGGCTGGCCAATGTGCCGCAGGCGCTGCAGGCGATGGGCGAGCGGTTGCTCGGCGAGCCGGACCGGACGGCGGAGCTGGCCGCGACGGCGCTGCCCAAGCTGGCGATCTCCGGGGCCACCGACTACGCGTGGCCGGTGGCCGAGCAGGCCGCCACCGCCGAGCGGCTGGGCGCGGTGTACCGGATGGTCGAGGGCGCCGACCACTCCCCCAACGCCGAGCAGCCGACCGAGACGGCGGCGCTGCTGGCGGAGTTCTGGAGCTCACTGAGCTGATGCGAGCCGGCTCGGCCCCGCGCAAGCCGGCTCAGTCTCACGTGAGCCGGTTCGGTCTGACGTGAGCCGGTTCGACCTGACGTGAGCCGGTTCGACCTGACGTGAGCCGGTTCGACCTGCCGCAAAGCCGACCTGACCTGCCGTCAGCCACGGCGCCGCCTCATGAACACTGGCCAACAGTTGAGCCGCTTCCGATGAAAAATTCATTAGTTCCGGTAATATTTGATTCAGACCGGGAATGAATGGCCGCACCGCCGCGGTTGGACCCACTGTCACCCACTGATGAACGAGGGAGCACCATCCCCAGCGCCTCGGGCTGCCCGAGGCCTAGAAGAGGAGAGGCCCATGCGTTTCGAGATCCTCCACCTGGACGACCAGCAGGGCTCGGCCATCGATCGGCAGATCGCCGACGCCGAGACCGTGCGCCGACTGGTGGAAGACGCCGCCCGGACCGGCGAGCGCCTCTACATCCGTCCGTGCCCGACCGTCTGACGCTGCGTCCGGTCCGTTCAGGCATCGACGTTTCGCTGACGCCCCGTCAACCCCCTGTGGTCGGCGGGGTGTCGGCATCGGCCGCGCGCCCCCTGGACGCGCGGCCGACGTTTGCCGTCGAGCTGAGCGGGACATGCCCTAGCGGGGCCCGCCGTCTCACCCTCCGCCGGCTGCGGCCGGGAGGGACCCCAAGCGCCGGACAGCCGGCGGCCCGGACAACGCACTCCGTACGGGTGATCGTCCTTGACGCGGCGGTCCGGAGGGAGGAGCGTTGGCAGTTATGAGGGGCGAGCCAAGTTGCCCGAGGTGCGCCGGTCGGGTGCGCGCCCCCGGTCTCTTCTCCGACACCTGGCAGTGCGACACGCATGGCGCCGTCCACCCGATGCAGCCGGTACTGCCCCCGAGTGTGGAGGCCCTGGGGGTGGCGGTGGCCCGGTCCGAGGTCCCGGTCTGGCTGCCCTGGCCGCTCCCGGTGAGCTGGCTCTACACCGGCATCGCGCACGCTGGTGACGATCTCTCCGGTGCCCGGGCCACGGCGGTGGCCTGCTCGGGTCCGGCCCCGCTGGGCGGCTTCGGCGAACTGGTGCTGGTGGCCGAGGAGCTGGGCGTCGGCCTCGGCGCACGCTATGCGGGGCTCAAGGGCCCGGATCCGGGCGAGGCCATCGCACTGGACCGGCCGGCCGACACCAAGCTGCTGGCCGCCGGGCGCCCGACCCCGATGTGGCACGTGCAGGGCGCCCCGGACGACCGCGCGGTCTATGTCGGCGAGGCCCGCGGCCTCTGGATCTGGGCGATCGCCTGGCCCGAGCAGTCGGCGCTGCTGATGTACGACGAGCTGGTCCTCACCGATCTGCGGGACGCCGGGGCCGAGCTGGAGCTGCTGCCCTGCGGGGCGCTCTCCCCCCGCCTGCTCGGCTGACGCCCCTCCCCGACCGTCGAACCGGCCG
Protein-coding regions in this window:
- a CDS encoding alpha/beta fold hydrolase, encoding MSTPPFLTLPACASAGRLATARGEFAVLRGEPSGAVRGTALLVPGFTGSKEDFIALLEPLAAAGFRTVALDQRGQYETGGPADRDAYALPELGRDLAAVTEALAPAGPLHLLAHSFGGFVAREAMLSAPTGPLPWASLTLLSTGPGPIDPAEAARTKMLLDALDGLDLETIWQLMRQLDGPAAPQHEPEVADFLHRRWLANVPQALQAMGERLLGEPDRTAELAATALPKLAISGATDYAWPVAEQAATAERLGAVYRMVEGADHSPNAEQPTETAALLAEFWSSLS
- a CDS encoding DUF6758 family protein; the protein is MRGEPSCPRCAGRVRAPGLFSDTWQCDTHGAVHPMQPVLPPSVEALGVAVARSEVPVWLPWPLPVSWLYTGIAHAGDDLSGARATAVACSGPAPLGGFGELVLVAEELGVGLGARYAGLKGPDPGEAIALDRPADTKLLAAGRPTPMWHVQGAPDDRAVYVGEARGLWIWAIAWPEQSALLMYDELVLTDLRDAGAELELLPCGALSPRLLG